DNA sequence from the Pelosinus sp. IPA-1 genome:
GTAGATATCGAGAAACTGTTTCCGATTGGTCTCGGGAAGACATTGAAGAATATATGAGTACGAAACCTTGTCCTAAGTGTAAGGGAGCTAGATTAAAACCGGAAGCCTTATCCGTTAAGGTCGGTGGTAAGAATATTTATGAAGTGACTACAGCAACGATTGGGGAAAGTCAGGAGTTTTTCCGTAATTTAGAGCTGACAGAAAGGGAAAAGACCATTGCCCAGCAAATTCTCAAAGAAATTAATGCTCGACTTGGCTTTTTACTAAATGTTGGGTTAGATTATTTGACATTAGATCGGGCAGCAGGCACCTTATCTGGTGGTGAAGCACAGCGAATTCGTTTAGCTACCCAAATTGGTTCTGGTTTAGTTGGGGTATTGTATATCCTGGACGAACCTAGCATTGGGCTGCATCAACGAGATAACAATCGTCTATTGGCCACCTTGCGGCATTTGCGAGATGTGGGTAACAGTTTATTGGTCGTTGAACATGATGAAGACACGATGTACGCAGCAGATCATATTATTGATATTGGCCCAGCAGCGGGTGCCCATGGTGGACAAGTAGTAGTCCAAGGCACAGTCGACGAGATTAAGGCTTGCTCAGAATCCATTACTGGACAATATTTAAATGGAAGTAAATACATTCCCATACCAAAAGTAAGGCGTAAACCCAACGGCAAGTGGCTAGAGGTCGTAGGTGCCAAAGAAAATAATCTAAAGAAAGTTACAGTGAAGTTTCCTTTAGGCGTATTTACTGCTGTGACAGGAGTGTCAGGCTCTGGTAAGAGTACTTTAGTCAACGAAATTTTATACAAAGGTTTGGCATCGAGGGTATATCCTGGTTCGAAACAGCGTCCGGGAGCCCATGATGACATTCGTGGCGTAGAGAATATTGACAAAATAATTGATATTGATCAGTCACCAATTGGTCGTACGCCTCGTTCCAATCCAGCTACCTATACAGGATTATTTGATGTCATTCGGGAAGTTTTTAGTCAAACCCAAGAAGCAAAAATGCGAGGCTATAAGCCTGGGCGTTTTAGTTTTAATGTTAAGGGCGGACGGTGTGAAGCTTGTCGTGGCGATGGTATTATCAAAATTGAAATGCACTTTTTGCCTGATGTTTATGTTCCTTGTGAAGTATGTAAAGGCGATCGTTATAACAGAGAAACGTTAGAAGTACGATATAAAGGAAAAAGTATCTCTCAAGTGCTGGATATGGTAGTTGATGAGGGGGTAGAGTTCTTTCAAAACATCCCCAAGATTCAACGGAAGTTACAAATTTTACAGGATGTTGGTCTTGGCTATATTAAGCTGGGGCAGCCTGCCACCACCTTATCTGGAGGAGAGGCCCAGCGAATAAAATTGGGTACGGAACTAGCAAGGCGCAGTACAGGTAAGACGTTATATATTTTAGATGAGCCGACCACTGGTCTTCATACAGCCGATATTCATCGTTTGCTTACGGTGCTTCAGCGTTTAGCAGATGGCGGGGATACCGTTGTAGTAATTGAACATAATCTTGATGTAATAAAAACTGCGGATTATGTAATAGATCTAGGACCAGAAGGTGGCAGTCGAGGCGGTACGATTATTGCTAAAGGTACTCCTGAAGAAATCGCAAAAACTGCGGAGTCCTATACCGGACAATATTTGGCTCCTATATTAGAAAGAGGAATACGAGAATAACAGAATTAACCGCAGAGGCGCAGAGGTCACAGAGAGGATAATAGTAAACCCTCATTGCTTCGTTCTGTGTCCTCTGTGCTCTCTGCGGTTAAATCGTCCTCAGTTTATCCCATAAGAATAAAAAAGAGTAGGCGCTAGCGCCTACTCTTGGGAATAAAATTTTCTATTTTCGTTTTCTATTTCGCATTCTTCTTCTTTACGAGGAGTCATGCGTTTATAAATAAATTGAGTGTCGATATTACCACTACAGAAATGAGGGTTATTCAAGACTTCTTGCTGAAAGCTAATATTTGTTTTTATGCCAGAAATACGGAATTCAGCTAAGGCTCTGCGCATAATTTTAATGGCATCCCCTCTAGTGCGACCATGGGCAATGACTTTGGCAATCATAGAGTCATAATGAGGTTGTACCGTCATGCTAGCACATACGCCACTATCGACACGAACTCTTGGACCGCCTGCTTCGTGGTAAAAATCAATATAACCAGGAGAAGGGGCAAAACACATATCGGGATCTTCTGCATTAATTCGGCATTCGATAGCGTGACCGCTAAAAATGATATCTTCTTGCTTTTTGTTAAGAGGTTCACCAGCAGCTATACGAATTTGTCGACGTACCAAATCAATACCGGTGACCATTTCCGTAACGGCATGTTCTACTTGAATCCGAGGGTTAATTTCCATAAAGTAGAACTTACCTGTTTTTACATCCAATAAAAATTCAACAGTACCTAAATTGGTGTAAAAAATGCTTTTTGCGGCACGAATCGCCATGGCTCCGACTTTTGTACGCATTTCTGGGGTTAAAGCACTAGAAGGAGATTCTTCAAGAACTTTTTGGTTGCGACGCTGCAGGGAACATTCCCGCTCACCAACATGAAGAATGTTTCCATAGGTATCCGCCATAATTTGCACTTCAATATGTCGTGCTTCGGAGATATAGGTTTCCAAATAAAAAGAGCTATATGTCACATCTACTTTATTTAAAGCACTAACTAACTCATCCTGGTTATTGGCGACAAACATAGATTTACCGCCACCACCTGACACAGGTTTCAAAATAACAGGATAGCCTATTTCTGTGGCAAGTTTATAAGCATGTTCATTGCTAGTAATCGGTTCACTGCCTATTGTCATTGGCAGACCAGCAGCCTTCATGGCTTCTCGGGCTGCATCTTTGTTTCCTACTTGGCGGATGATTTCAGCACTAGGGCCAACAAACACCAAACCAGCATTGGTAACCTTTTCAGCAAAATCAGCATTTTCCGATAAAAATCCGTATCCCGGGTGAATGGCTTCTGCCTTTGATGCTTTGGCAGCCATAATAATCGCATCCATGTTTAGATAGCTTTTCATTGCATCTGCAGGCCCGATATTGTATGCGTGGTCAGCCAATTGTACATGGAGAGCATCGGCATCAACATCTGAATATACGGCGACTGTTTCAATATCTAGTTCCTGGCAGGCTCGAATAATTCTAACTGCAATTTCACCACGATTGGCGATAAGTAGTCTCTTGAACATCAGCATTGACCTCCCATTTAAATAGCAAAGTTTAATGTGCTCTTAACACCAATGAAATTAATTATAGTATATAAAAATTAAGTCTACAATGAGTTTCATGCATGTATACATTGAACGTCTCATTAAAGTTCAGGTATATATTGGAATTGGGTCAGTTTAGATTTTTATTGTGAGCAGGTGCTAAAAGTATGTTACAATTATCTCATAGTTTTATGTTTTTGGCAATGTGATTTTTTTCTCAAAAGGAGTTTTGTAAAAAATGAATGATGAATTATTAGAAAAAGTAAACCACTTGCCAGATAAACCAGGTGTTTATTTAATGAAGGATGCCCAAGATCACATTATTTATGTTGGCAAAGCGGTAGTACTAAAAAATCGTGTTCGTTCCTATTTTCAATCTAGTCGCAATCACTCTCCAAAAGTGCAGGCCATGGTTTCACGGATTGCCGATTTAGAATATATTGTTACAGCTTCGGAAATTGAAGCCTTAATTCTTGAATGTAATTTAATAAAAAAACATCGGCCAAAATACAATATTAGTTTGCGAGATGACAAAACCTATCCTTATATTAAGGTAACGACAAATGAAGATTTTCCTCGTTTGTATGCTACCCGCAGGGTACAAAAAGATGGTGCTCGTTATTTTGGTCCTTTTACTAGTGCAGGGGCTGTCCATGAAAGTATTAAACTAATGAGAAAATTATTTCCTCTGCGTAGTTGTCGTAATTTAGATGCCAGACGCCCTTGTTTGGAATATCATATAAAACGATGTCTTGCGCCTTGCGCTGGGTTTGTAGATAGGGAAACTTATAACGGCATGATCAAAGAAGTTTGCTTACTGCTCGAAGGTCGTAGTGATGCTGTAGTACAGAGTCTAAAAAAACGGATGGAATTAGCAGCAGAAGAACTGCAATTTGAACAAGCTGCAAAACTCAGGGATCAATTAGCAGCTGTAGAAAAAGTCAGAGAAAAACAAAACATTGTTACCGGCGCAGGGGATCAAGATGCTATTGGTCTGGCTCGTTCTGCGTTAGGAACTTGTGTGCAAGTTTATTTTATACGCAGTGGCAAAATGGTGGGGCGGGATCATTTCTTACTGGCAGGTAGTGATCAGGAAGAGGATGATGTAGTATTAGCTGCTTTTATTAAGCAATATTACAGCCAGTCTACCTTTATCCCCAAGGAATTATTGCTGCCTATGGATGTTCCCGAGCAGGCGTTGCTATCGGATTGGTTAAGCCAATTAAAAGGCAGTCGTGTAACTGTAGAAATCCCAAAAAGAGGCACGAAAAAAGATATTGTCACTATGGCTGATGGAAATGCTGCGATTGTCCTTAGTGAACAAGAAGGAAAAATCAAAGCCCATTCAGAACAAACAGAAGGAGCTATGGCGGATCTTGGACGATATTTAGGACTACAGGCACCTCCGATACGTATGGAATGCTTTGATATTTCTCATATTCAAGGGTCTGAAACCGTTGCCTCTATGGTGGTTTTTGAAAATGGCATGCCAAAGAAAGAAGCTTATCGTCGTTATAAGCTACGCACAGTAGAAGGTAAACCAGATGATTTTAAATCTATGCAGGAGGTAGTTAGTAGGCGTTATGGCGCAACCAATCAACCAATACCTGATTTAATCATTATTGATGGTGGCAAGGGACAGTTGAGTGCGGCTCTTACCATAATTCGCGGATCTGGTTTGCTAGATGTTCCTGTAATTGGTTTAGCAAAAGAATTTGAATATATTTTTTGTGAAGGTCAGAGTGATCCTTTGATTTTACCTCGTCACTCACAGGCGCTCTATCTGATGCAGCGCATACGGGATGAGGCCCATCGATTTGCTGTAACCTATCATCGTACGTTGCGCTCCAAGCGGAATATGGTGTCAGTTCTTGATCATGTACCAGGAATTGGCGCCAAACGTCGTAAAGCTCTCTGGGATCATTTTGGCAGCCTGCCAAAAATAAAAGGGGCTACGGTAGAAGAATTGGCTGCCGCACCATCAATGACTTTCCCCGCGGCGCAAGCCGTATATGATTTTTTTAGGCAGCAACGGTGATAACTGGAAAAATAATTGCTTTCTATTTTCGCTAAAATTGGATAAAATAATAAGTAGTATCGATTCTAAGGAGGATTAAGTAATATGAATAAAACAATATGGATTGTACTTGCCCTAGTTGCAGTACTAGTGGTAGGAGCATTTTCAGGTTATAACAGTCTTGTAGGTATGAATGAAGCAGTGAATGGTAAATGGAGTCAGGTAGAAAATCAATTGCAGCGTCGTGCTGATTTAATACCAAATTTAACAGCCACCGTATCTGGTTATGCAAAACATGAACAAGCTGCGATTCAAGCAGTTGCTGATGCAAGAGCCAAGCTGGCAGGAGGGCAAGGACCTGCCGCCAAAGCAGAAGCTAACAATGAATTGGGTGGCGCTTTATCTAGATTACTGGTTATTGCAGAAAACTATCCTAACTTAAAGGCAGATCAGAACTTTAGGCAACTTTCAGATGAACTGGCTGGAACAGAGAATCGTATAGCAGTGGCCCGTAAAGACTATAACGATTCAGTTCAGATGTATAATACTAAAATTCGGACCTTCCCTTCTAGTATTTATGCAGGTATGTTAGGTTTTGGTCCCAAAGAATATTTCAAAGCGGCTGAAGGAGCTCAGCAAGTACCACAAGTTAAGTTTTAGGGAGAATTGAACATAGAGGACACAGAGAAACACAGAGGGAAAGATTATAAATAGTTTAATAAATCGCCTCAGTGTCCTCTGCGCCTCTGCGGCTAATTTTCCCCTTTGTGTACTTCGTATCCGCGATAGCGGCTTTGCGTCTTCGTGTTTAAACGTTATTTAAGAAGATCAGTTAGGCTTTGGCCCAAAGGAATATTTCAAAGAGGCGGAAGGTGCTCAACAAGTGCCACAAGTTAAGTTTTAGGGAGAAATAAACACAGAGGACATAGAGTACCACAGAGAAAAAATTGTAATTAGGGATTCTTAAAGCCCCTCAGTGTTCTCTGCGCCTCTGCGGTTAATAATATTCTCCTTTGTGTTCTTTGTGTCCGCGATAGCGGCTTTGCCTCTTCGCGTTTAAACGTTATTTAAGAAGATCGTTTAGTATTACTCGTATAAGAGAGGGAAGACTATGAAAAAGAGGCTAGCCTGGATTATATGTGTGGCATATCTGTTGATGGCTGCAGTGGCCTGGGCCCAGCCGCAAATACCACCAGTACCAACATCTAGTATTTATATTCAGGATTATGCTGGTGTAGTAAGTGCTGATACGAAAGCTCGTATCAATAACTTAGGGAGTCAACTAGCGGCTAAAACAAAAGCCCAGATTGTTGTAGTCACGACAAAAAACCTAGATGGTGCTGCTCTGGAGGATTATTCCTTAGAGCTTCTTCGGAAATGGGGGATTGGTGACAAAACATTAAATAATGGAGTACTTATCTTAGTCGTCGTGGATGACAAACGATCTCGTATTGAGGTAGGTTATGGTCTAGAAGGCGCACTGCCTGATGCGAAGACAGGGCGTATTCAAGATGATTATATGATTCCATACTTTCAAAATGGAGATTATGATAAAGGAATTTTAAATGGTTACCTTACTGTTGCGACGGAAGTAGCTAAAGAATATAAACTAGAGCTAAAGACTGAGGCAAAACCAGTGCAACGCACGCAAGCTGCTAATCAAGGTTCAGGTTGGGATACCCTTCCCTGGTGGCTGAAAGTCGTGATTGCTGCTGGTGTTCTTCTTCTATTTATGATAGATTGGATATTTTTTGGTGGCACCATAACTTACTTACTGTTATCCATCGTGCTTAGGCGTGGTGGCGGCGGTGGTGGTGGCGGTGGTGGATTTGGCGGCGGCTCAGGCGGCGGTGGCGGCTCCAGTCGAAAATGGTAAGGTTTTTAGTTGATAGTGGATATCATTTGCTAATTTATATAAATATGGTAAAATGGTAAGAGACAAAATTAGTAGAAAATAATGGAGGGATTTTAGAAATGGAAAAATGGGTATGTGTAGTATGTGGTTATGTTTATAATCCAGAAGAGGGAGATCCAGATAGTGGTATTGCTCCTGGTACTAAATTCGAAGATATTCCTGAAGATTGGGTCTGTCCATTATGTGGAGTAGGCAAAGACCAATTCGAAAAACAAGCATAATAAAAAAACCTTCCAGGTACACTGGAAGGTTTTTATTTTTACGGAATCAGAAAGTATAACACTTCCTTCCAAGTAAGAACGACTAAGGCTTCTGCCTGCGCCCGAGGACTTGGCCTAAGCCAAGTTTTTTCTTAATGCTGAATTTTTGCAAGTCGTGGGAGCCAACCACGGTTTAACATAAGTTGCAGTAAACGATAATCCCAGTCTAAGCCGGCATCTAACATTTCTCGATACATTAAAGCTACTTCTACTTGGTAGGATTGATGCAATGCTGCTAGCAATGCCATTTGTGCCGCCTTACCCATGGTGCCGACTGCAATGGCAACTTCACTATCAGTTAGATGGGCATCTGGAGGAATGTTTAAAGGTGTTTTGTGTAGTGTACGACGGTTAAAAGATAAGGAAGGAATGCTACCACCGCTATTTTGCAACATCTCTTCAGAATGCTCAATCAGGGTTTTGTTGTGTCTTTCAAGGGCTTCCTTGATTAGGCCTTTTAATTCTTTATCTTCGGCGTGGTTATAAAGGATTTCTAGCGCAGCAACGTTATAGCGACCTTGGGCAATGACCCCATATAAACTAGCTGCCTCTAAATAGTTAAGGGGTTCTTTGTCAAAAAACATGTTGAATATGCCACGGGTTTCTGAGCTTACTTTTTCAAGAATCGTCATATAATATAACCTCCCTACTACAAAATGTTAAGCTGATGTAATCAAAAATAGTATGTGCATGAATAAAGTTGTTCATACATTTT
Encoded proteins:
- the uvrA gene encoding excinuclease ABC subunit UvrA, producing the protein MKEKIVIKGARQHNLKNIDIEIPRNELVVITGLSGSGKSSLAFDTIYAEGQRRYVESLSAYARQFLGQMDKPDVDYIEGLSPAISIDQKTTSRNPRSTVGTVTEIYDYLRLLFARAGRPHCPKCGKPISQQTIQQMVDQLVALPEGTRLMLIAGVIRGKKGEHQKVLEDIRKNGYVRVRIDGEIRDIAEEIKLEKNKKHTIEVVVDRIVVREGITQRLADSLETALTLGEGVVNVDIVGDQEKIFSQNFACIECGISLPEIAPRIFSFNSPFGACPDCTGLGNNMEVDPSLIIPDPSKALLDGAIAPLSKNTNSYFMCQLEAVLEKYNYSLTNTWESLSPEVQEIIMTGSGLEKFHFEYDNMYGESKTYYAVFEGVIPLLNRRYRETVSDWSREDIEEYMSTKPCPKCKGARLKPEALSVKVGGKNIYEVTTATIGESQEFFRNLELTEREKTIAQQILKEINARLGFLLNVGLDYLTLDRAAGTLSGGEAQRIRLATQIGSGLVGVLYILDEPSIGLHQRDNNRLLATLRHLRDVGNSLLVVEHDEDTMYAADHIIDIGPAAGAHGGQVVVQGTVDEIKACSESITGQYLNGSKYIPIPKVRRKPNGKWLEVVGAKENNLKKVTVKFPLGVFTAVTGVSGSGKSTLVNEILYKGLASRVYPGSKQRPGAHDDIRGVENIDKIIDIDQSPIGRTPRSNPATYTGLFDVIREVFSQTQEAKMRGYKPGRFSFNVKGGRCEACRGDGIIKIEMHFLPDVYVPCEVCKGDRYNRETLEVRYKGKSISQVLDMVVDEGVEFFQNIPKIQRKLQILQDVGLGYIKLGQPATTLSGGEAQRIKLGTELARRSTGKTLYILDEPTTGLHTADIHRLLTVLQRLADGGDTVVVIEHNLDVIKTADYVIDLGPEGGSRGGTIIAKGTPEEIAKTAESYTGQYLAPILERGIRE
- a CDS encoding acetyl-CoA carboxylase biotin carboxylase subunit, with amino-acid sequence MFKRLLIANRGEIAVRIIRACQELDIETVAVYSDVDADALHVQLADHAYNIGPADAMKSYLNMDAIIMAAKASKAEAIHPGYGFLSENADFAEKVTNAGLVFVGPSAEIIRQVGNKDAAREAMKAAGLPMTIGSEPITSNEHAYKLATEIGYPVILKPVSGGGGKSMFVANNQDELVSALNKVDVTYSSFYLETYISEARHIEVQIMADTYGNILHVGERECSLQRRNQKVLEESPSSALTPEMRTKVGAMAIRAAKSIFYTNLGTVEFLLDVKTGKFYFMEINPRIQVEHAVTEMVTGIDLVRRQIRIAAGEPLNKKQEDIIFSGHAIECRINAEDPDMCFAPSPGYIDFYHEAGGPRVRVDSGVCASMTVQPHYDSMIAKVIAHGRTRGDAIKIMRRALAEFRISGIKTNISFQQEVLNNPHFCSGNIDTQFIYKRMTPRKEEECEIENENRKFYSQE
- the uvrC gene encoding excinuclease ABC subunit UvrC is translated as MNDELLEKVNHLPDKPGVYLMKDAQDHIIYVGKAVVLKNRVRSYFQSSRNHSPKVQAMVSRIADLEYIVTASEIEALILECNLIKKHRPKYNISLRDDKTYPYIKVTTNEDFPRLYATRRVQKDGARYFGPFTSAGAVHESIKLMRKLFPLRSCRNLDARRPCLEYHIKRCLAPCAGFVDRETYNGMIKEVCLLLEGRSDAVVQSLKKRMELAAEELQFEQAAKLRDQLAAVEKVREKQNIVTGAGDQDAIGLARSALGTCVQVYFIRSGKMVGRDHFLLAGSDQEEDDVVLAAFIKQYYSQSTFIPKELLLPMDVPEQALLSDWLSQLKGSRVTVEIPKRGTKKDIVTMADGNAAIVLSEQEGKIKAHSEQTEGAMADLGRYLGLQAPPIRMECFDISHIQGSETVASMVVFENGMPKKEAYRRYKLRTVEGKPDDFKSMQEVVSRRYGATNQPIPDLIIIDGGKGQLSAALTIIRGSGLLDVPVIGLAKEFEYIFCEGQSDPLILPRHSQALYLMQRIRDEAHRFAVTYHRTLRSKRNMVSVLDHVPGIGAKRRKALWDHFGSLPKIKGATVEELAAAPSMTFPAAQAVYDFFRQQR
- a CDS encoding LemA family protein translates to MNKTIWIVLALVAVLVVGAFSGYNSLVGMNEAVNGKWSQVENQLQRRADLIPNLTATVSGYAKHEQAAIQAVADARAKLAGGQGPAAKAEANNELGGALSRLLVIAENYPNLKADQNFRQLSDELAGTENRIAVARKDYNDSVQMYNTKIRTFPSSIYAGMLGFGPKEYFKAAEGAQQVPQVKF
- a CDS encoding TPM domain-containing protein, whose translation is MKKRLAWIICVAYLLMAAVAWAQPQIPPVPTSSIYIQDYAGVVSADTKARINNLGSQLAAKTKAQIVVVTTKNLDGAALEDYSLELLRKWGIGDKTLNNGVLILVVVDDKRSRIEVGYGLEGALPDAKTGRIQDDYMIPYFQNGDYDKGILNGYLTVATEVAKEYKLELKTEAKPVQRTQAANQGSGWDTLPWWLKVVIAAGVLLLFMIDWIFFGGTITYLLLSIVLRRGGGGGGGGGGFGGGSGGGGGSSRKW
- the rd gene encoding rubredoxin, encoding MEKWVCVVCGYVYNPEEGDPDSGIAPGTKFEDIPEDWVCPLCGVGKDQFEKQA
- a CDS encoding DUF3231 family protein; translated protein: MTILEKVSSETRGIFNMFFDKEPLNYLEAASLYGVIAQGRYNVAALEILYNHAEDKELKGLIKEALERHNKTLIEHSEEMLQNSGGSIPSLSFNRRTLHKTPLNIPPDAHLTDSEVAIAVGTMGKAAQMALLAALHQSYQVEVALMYREMLDAGLDWDYRLLQLMLNRGWLPRLAKIQH